One Acaryochloris thomasi RCC1774 genomic window, CATCAGGCTCTCAGTCCTTTGCTGATCGAGGGCTATAGCTCTACGCTAAGACCAACCAATGAGGAACTTGTGAGGTTTGGATCTAGGAATCGTGCTTAAAGTGATACAGCCGATTAGAGTAGCTTCTCATCACTTCGACTGCGAACATTGGGGTATTCTCAATTGCGAACAGAAAGTGGCGTTGGTCGAGAGAGGCGAGTTTACAGTCTGTCTTTGCGATCGCAGTAGATTGCCTTTTATGGTCAACATGCACCAAAGCACCTGCGCCAAATATATCGCCACTGTCAATGGTTTCTAAGACGTTACCATCGACCAATATCTCAACTTTTCCCTCTAGAATGCCGTACATCACCTTGCCCGTTTCTCCTTCAGAGAAAATCGTATCGCCTGCAGTAAAAGCCTGAGAATCAGGCTGTTTTTGCAGAATTTCGATAGTCTCTACGGGCTTCAACATAGTTTCCTCGATTGAATGTCATTTCAATATCGATAGTACTGACCAACATAAGGGCAATGATCCAAGCTTTGAGTTAAGCATCGGTTAAAGAATTTTCGCCTCAAGGTGATTCTCCCAGGGATCAATGCCCAAAAATTAGATATCCAAGCCAGTCAGAACAATCTCTTCATTGCGGGGCATTTATACGAATCAAGCTAAAACCAGGATCAAAAGAATGTTCGATCTGATTTTTTTGTGGGTGAGTTTCACCAGACAATGCATACGCTTACTAGTGCTGAAATCCGAAGAAGCTGAGCGAGATGACTATTACTGCAGTGATCCCTTCATATGATCCTCAACTTTGACCGCTATTCTCTATTGTGAAAAGCGCTATTGATTGCCACTTAATAAACCCAATTTAAGACCTGAGGTTCCCCATGAATCATTGCCCGATTTGCTCAAATGACCTCCTGCGTCACATCGGCCATGGCCACATTTACTGGTTCTGTCCCCACTGTTGGCAAGAGACTCCCAATCTGGAGAGCTTTGAACCTAGGCAAGGGAAAATGCAAAGGTCTCAAACCGGCGATCGGCCATTGCGATTGCTAGAGTCTCACCTCAGTCGCAAAGCAGAGGCCCTTATTGCCCTGTCTAGCCGTTGAACATCTCATTCCAAAATTTACAGAGACATGAGTGATGATTCCCACTTACAAGCAACCCTTAACCAAAGAGTTTGAAGACCTCCGACAAGCTACAAACCATTTAGTTGATCAGCTTGCCCGTCGTGACGAAGCATGCGAGAGTACCACACCGACATCGCAAAGCAGATGGATACCTGCGATAGAGCATACAGAAAAGGATCCTGAACTGCTTTACAAGCTGATCAAAAAGTCAGGGTATTTTTGTACATTACGTCGTAGACAGCGCCATATTTTTCCCCAAGCCTAGCCTCAATATTTTGTGGAGGAAATCTCCCATGCTCAACCGAAGATTGTTTGTCCAAACAGCGGCAGCAACGACATCAGGGGCTGGGGTGGCCCAGTCCTACGCTGCTCCTGACCATAGTTATGAACAAGCGGTCAGCCAAATTTGGCGTCATATCAAACCAATCCCGACAGATGAAATGGCAATTCAGCACGAGTTGGTGCGTTATGCCACACTTGCGGCTTCTAGCCACAACACCCAATGCTGGCAATTTAAACTGGACGCTCAGTGCATTTCAATCCTGCCGGATCTTGAACGTCGCTGTCCTGCGGTTGATCCAGACGACCATCACCTCTATGCCAGCCTGGGCTGTGCCACAGAAAACCTCTTGCAAGCCGCCAACGCTTATGGGTTGCAGGGGACGGTTGAGGTCGCTATGGCTAACCAAATCTGCATCCAGATGGAACCGACTCAGCCTTCTGTATCATCTCTCTTTGAGGCTATTCCCCTGCGGCAATCGACGCGGACGGACTATGACGGTCAACCGCTCAAGAATGAGGAGCTAAAGCAGTTAGAACAAGTGGCTACTGGAGAGGGCGTCAATTTAATCCTGTTGACTGATCAGCCATCGAAGGAACAGGTTCTAGAGCATGTGATTGAGGGCAATACAGCCCAAATGAACGATCCGGCGTTTGTTGAAGAGCTGAAAGCCTGGATTCGGTTCAACGAGAAAGAAGCAGTGCGTAAGGGGGACGGACTTTTTGCCAAGTCCTCCGGGAACCCGACCGCCCCGCATTGGCTAGGCAGCCTTATGTTTGATCGGTTTTTTACGCCCAAAGTTGAAAACGAAAAGTACACGAATCAAATTCGCAGTTCTGCTGGGATTGCCATCTTCGTCTCCGATGAGAATACGCCATCTCATTGGATTGAGTCGGGGCGATGCTATCAGCGCTTTGCCCTGCAGGCAACTGCACTAGGGATTCGGACGGCGTTCTTGAATCAGCCGGTAGAAGTTGCGACTCTGCGGCCTCCGTTTGCCAGCTATCTTGGGATTGGAGATCGCCGTCCTGATTTAGTCATCCGGTTTGGTCGTGGCCCAGAGATGCCGCGATCGCTCCGACGCCCTGTTGAGGCCGTCATAATTTGAGCAAGGGTGGTGGTAAGACCTTTGGATGAGATGAAACTACGAATGAAAGCACTTCCCTTTGATGCGATCTCATACAAGAAAACCCCCGTCTTTACTCAGGCAACCATGCCGAAAGCACTCCTCGAACGTCATTCCAGCAAAGCAGGCAGTTGGGGCAAGATTTGGGTTTTGTCAGGCCAACTTTGCTATCGGATCCTTACTGATCTGCCAGGGGACTATACGCTCACTCCAGATTTACCGGGTATCATTGAACCCCAAGTTTTCCATCACGTTGAGCCGATGGGAGCCGTTGAATTTTATGTGGAATTCTACCGTACATAAGTTATGAACCCACCATCCATCCTTGTCTATTTCGCAACTGAGAGGAGGGGCAGAGCTAGTGTTGAGCCGTTAGAGTCGCACCCAGTTCTTTAGGTAGGCATGTTCAAAAATCATTTCCTTTTGAATTCTGAGGTCTTGACCAAAGCCTGCCTCTGAAGCCCGCTTGAACATCGCATAGGCAATAGCAATATCAGCATAAGCAAGACCGACTGCGTTGAAGTAGATCCGCTCGTCAGGGCTGCTGCGGCCCTTTTTCTCGCTGTTTACGATGTCCCCCAGATTGGCATAAATATCCCCATCGCTCAGTTCACCGTCTTTGTACATTCGGCTCAGCGTCTGGGTGCGGTGTTTAACTGTTTCCCAATCATCGCAGACAATTTTGTCGCACAGTTTCGCCACCCCATATTCGTCCTCCCACCCTCCGACATGGCTGTAGAATGCGCCTGCTTTGACCCATGCCGCCTTCAGCAGCGGGGCTTGGGCACTGGTGGCCGTGACAATCACATCGGCTCCTTCAATAGCCGCTTGGAGATTCATGTGGGAAGCCACCATCTCGACATCCGGCAAAATGGGCGACATTTCCTGGATGAATTGCGTTTCTTCGTCTTCTGTCTTAGCGGCCACCTGACAGTGTTGGAGCGACGGCAGCGCTGTTTTCATGGCGACCAGATGCATTTTTGCCTGTTCGCCAGCTCCTATTAAGCCAATTATCTTGGAGTCTTGGCGTGCTAGGTACTTGGCTGCGATCGCACCCATCGTTCCCACCCTCAGGTTCGAGCAGAGGGTACCCTCCATGAACGCAATGGGGAAGCCGTGCTCGATTTCAGACAGGATAATGACAGCAGAAAGATTTTGAATGCCGTGTTTTGCAGGATTTGGCGGGAACACTGAGACCCATTTCACCCCGCAGATCTTGTGGTTCTTGAACGTGGCTGGGAGGCAATTGATCCGCTCTTGAGTATCATCATCAAAAATCTGAACGATTTTGTCGGGGAAAATCACGTCGCCGCGATGGAATGCTTTGAGAGCGCTTTCTGTGGCCTGCATTGCCATTCGTACATCTAGGCAACCTGACGCTAGCAAATCTTCTTGGGAGAAGTACTGGCAATGAATTTGATGACTGAGCATCTGGGGTTAACCTCTGCTGTTCGTTCACGTTGCGTAACGGTTAGAAATGCTGTGGCTCTTACGTTCATCCTAGAACCCGAAGGGTAGCGGTGGATACCGAACGTTTACGGATCGTTACTCGCGCAGTCCTGCAAAATTTCAATGGGGGAGGCGATGAGCGTTAGAGGGTATTTCGATTACAATGCCATTGGTTTGCTGTTTATTGAAGTTGCAATTGCCCATTTAACCACCAATGTTCAAGCGCCTTGCCCCCTCCAATCCTCAGACCGTCACCGTCAAGATTGAAGGTGAAGCAGTTCAGGTGCCGCTGGGTGAAACGGTCGCCGCCGCAGTCTTGGTTCACGATCTCGGCTATACCCGCACCCACCCAATCTCAGGCGCGCCCCGCGCCCCACTCTGCATGATGGGTGTGTGCTTTGAATGCCTAATGGAAATTGATGGATTGCCCAACCGTCAAACCTGTCAGATCCAGGTGGCAGAGGGCATGGATATTCGTCGTCAGCAGGGCGTCGGTGGCGACAATGCCTAAAATTCCGCTAGTGGTGATTGGTGCTGGACCAGGGGGGCTGTGTGCGGCAACTACTGCAGCTCGGCTCGGCGTTCCTGTGGTTGTCCTAGACGAGCAACCTTCCCCCGGCGGACAAGTCTATCGGGCGATCGCCCAGGCTCCAGCAGAACGAGTCGCGATGTTGGGGGCCGATTACCAACGGGGAGCTGAGTTGGTGGCAGCGTTCAACGCCAGTGGCGCTGAATATTGGCCCCAGACCACTATTTGGTCTCTCAACTCCAAGCGAGAGATTGGCATCCTGCGTCAGGGGCAGGCCCGCCTCATTGAAGCCGAGCAGGTGATTATTGCCAACGGGGCGATGGAGCGTCCCGTGCCGTTTCCGGGCTGGACCCTGCCGGGAGTTATGAATGCGGGAGCCGCTCAACTCTTGCTGAAAATGTCTGGCGTGGTGCCTGCGAATGGAACGGTGATTGCAGGCATCGGGCCGCTCCCCCTTCTGGTGGCGTGGCAGTACCTGCGGACTGGGGTTGCGATCAAAGCCGTTTTGGACCTTGCCCCTAGCCTCAATCTATGGCGGGCCGTGCCGCATTTACCCAGGGCACTGAGAGCGGGGGATTACCTCCATCGGGGCTTGAAATATACGCTGGACCTCCAAAGGGGAGGCGTGCCCATTTACTATGGGGTATCTCACTTACGGGCTGAGGGGAACGACCGGGTTGAGGCTGTGACCTATGGTTGGAATCAGTTTGGGGTCCGGCGGAGCGAAACGCTGCCTACAGAGAGCCTTTTGGTCCATTTTGGCGTGATTCCGAGGACCAATCTCACCCGCGCTGCTGGTTGTGAGCATCATTGGGATCGGGGACAACAGTGTTGGCGACCCCAGGTTGATCTGTGGGGTTATACCACTGTGCCGGGGCTTGCCATTGTCGGAGATAGTGCAGGCATTGGGGGCGCACGAAGCGCTGAGTATCGTGGACGCTTGGCGGCTTTTGAAGCGGCTCGCTATTTACAGAGGATTAGTGTGCAACAGCGCGATCGCAAAGCTCAAAACGACCTCAAGGGGCTGCAAAGAGACCTGCAAGTCCGGCCCTTCCTTGAAGCGCTGCATCGTCTACCGGAGTCCCTGCTCGTTCCCGCCGATGACGATACTCTGGTCTGCCGCTGTGAAGAAATTTCAGCAGGACAAATTCGCGCCGCCGTGCGAACCGGACATCTCGATCCCAATCAGGTGAAGTTTAACCTGCGCTGCGGCATGGGACCGTGTCAGGGACGGCAGTGTGCCCCAGCGGTGGCCCACCTTGTCGCTGCCGAACAACATCGCCCTGTGTCTGACTATCAGCCTTTCCGCGTCCGCCCCCCCATCAGACCCCTCAGTCTTGCCCAACTCGCAAGTTTGGAGCGTGCAGAACAATGACGATGGACGCCATCATCATCGGGGGCGGACTAATCGGGTCTTCAACAGCACTCCACCTTGCACTCAAGGGTCAGCGGGTCATGGTGATTGAGAAAGATAGCCCCGGTCGCCATGCCTCCGGGGTAAATGCCGGGGGATTACGTCGCCTCAATCGCCATCCGGCAGAAATTCCCTTGGCGGTGGCGGCTGCGGAAATGTGGCGAGAGATCCGGGCGTTGGTGGGGAGTGACTGTGATGTACAGCTCAGTGGTCAGGTCAAGGTGGCCGAAAATGAGGCCGATCTGCAGAAACTTGCGGATCGGGCAGCGCTGGTTCAGTCCTTGGGGTTTGCGCATGAGCAACTGATTGATCGCGATCGCCTTTACCAGTTGGTGCCTACTTTGGCCCCCCACTGTGTCGGAGGCCTCTACACGGAAGGGGATGGCTTTGCCCGTCCTTACCATGCCCTCACGGCGTTTCGTCACAAGGCGCAATCTCTAGGCGTCCAGTATCAAACAGGTTGCCGAGTGACCGGGTTTGATCTGGTGGGGGACTGTTGGCGAGTGGTCACAGAGCGATCGCAAACAGAGCCAGCCAACTTTGATGCTCCTGTGCTTGTGAACTGCGCCGGAGCCTGGGCCGAAAAACTTTGCACGGACTTAGGAGAACCCGTTCCTTTGAGGGTCGGTGCTCCCATGATGATGGTGACAGAGCGTTTGCCCCATTTCCTTGACCCAGTAGTGGGTGCAGCATCCCGCAAGCTGTCGTTTAAGCAAATGCAGAACGGCACGGTGTTAATTGGTGGTGCTCATCTCGCCGACCATGACTGGGAGCAAGAGACGACCGCCATTGATTTCACCAAGCTCAGTGAAAGCAGTCATACAGCCCTGGACTTATTTCCCCGAATGGCTGATGTGAGAATTGTCAGAATCTGGGCAGGACTGGAGGCGTTTATGCCCGACCAGATTCCGGTCATTGGTCCCAGTGCCAAAGCCCCTAACGTTTATCATGCGTTTGGTTTCTCTGCCCACGGTTTCCAGTTATCGCCTGTTGTGGGGCGCATTCTGTCGGAACTGATTTTAGAGGATAAGAGTTCCCTTGCAATTGAACCCTTTTCGATTAAGCGGTTTCAGCCGTGACCTTAGCATGCAGAGACTCAATCGTGAACGATAAAGTGCTTACTTTACTCTTCTTGCCAGAGTTCGGGCTTCTTGAGTGCATCGGCGCACATGAGCGTTCCTGAAAACGAGCCAATCACATTGGGACGAAGCGCTTGAACCATCCATGCCTCTGCATTCTCAGCCGCAATAGGATAGGGTGGTTCAAATCCGACAGGCTGCGCGGGTTTGAAGCCGTGGCGTGGATAGTAGCCTGGATGTCCTAGCACGAAGACTAGATCTATTCCTGATTTTGCTAAAAGCCGAAGTCCTCTGGCAATGAGCTGAAAGCCAATGCGTTGTTTCTGAGCATCCGGTATAACTGCCAGGGGGCTAGAAGCGCTATCTTCGGCGCGTTTTGAGTTGTAGTCAAATGGGTTGTGGTGAACAAAATGTGCCCTACAGCACGATCATCTTCAACGGCTAACAACGATAAGATAGGCTATGCACTCGGGTCGTTTAGAAGGTTCCTCACCAGCTCAGCCTCTTCGTCACCACCAAATGCGGCACGCTCTACTGATAGCACGTCTGCAAGATCTGAAAGTGACGCCTCTCGTCTATTCATTATTCCTGTGCTGTTAAAGTCATATACGGGAAAGCAGAATACTGGATCAGAACTATGTCGGGGCGCAAACGATTTTAAGCTATTTTAGCTTCTTCGGATTGAGTCAATCTATATACTCAAATTCGTCATCCAAGAAGGGACCATTGGGCATGCGATCGCACCTATCTTGCTGAGGGTCTGAATGTTTTCGGATAAAAAAGACACCATCATTGGTACAGGCTGCGACCTGACCGATACAGCCTCGAAAAGAACCCTTCGAGATTTTTACCGGAGTCCCAGAAGAATATACGCCTGTATCTCTCTGTTCTTTGATAGGTTGCGAGCTTTCAGTCGTAGGCTGATAGTCCTGACTCGCACCCATGGATGGGTTGACAGAAGATTTCATAGTGCCCCCCTTTACGTTACATGGGAACGAATAGCCGCAGAACATAGCGATCCTGCCAACTACTGAGACAGATTTAGTGAATAACGTTTCGACTAAATTTAAGCGAGTAACTCTGCTACAGCTAAATGGGATATTGTGTTGCATCGCCCGATAGCTTTCAGCACCTACTGTACTTTGTCTGTTCCCTTCAACTGTAAGTCAATATCTTGAGGAACAACTGAGGAGCTAAGCAGGCTGAGAGTAGGCCCCAATGTAATGATCTTGATAGGTTTGCTTACGCTTTTCAATGCTGCAGAGTGCCTCACAGGTTCCTCAAGCTTCTGCTCTAGGTTGGAAATGAAAATGAGGGACTGCATTTCAACTTCATTCTTCCCAAAGGTGCATCAGGTTTTGACTCGTTTATAAGAGATAAAACCATGCGCCATTTACCCAACACATAGGAGAAACTGCATGATTCGTATTTTGGTTGGCATTTTGGTTTTTGTGATCAACGTTGTCTATCGAGATCGCCCTTATCCTCGTTTTTATGTCTTAGAAACCGTTGCCCGTGTGCCCTATTTTGCCTATATGTCTGTGCTGCACCTCTACGAAACTTTAGGTCTGTGGCGAAAGGCTGACTGGCTCAAAGTCCACTTTGCTGAATCCTGGAATGAGCTGCACCATTTACTGATTATGGAGTCATTGGGTGGAAGTGAACAATGGATTGATCGGTTTGTGGCCCGTCACGCGGCGTTACTCTACTACTGGATTATCGTCGGCATTTACGTCATTTCTCCTCGGTCTGCTTACCAATTTATGGAACTCGTGGAGCAGCATGCCTATCACACCTACGATGTCTTTCTGCAGGAGCATGAATCTGACCTTAAACAGCAGCCTGCCCCTCCGGTGGCTGTCAAATATTACCGAGATGGTGATCTCTATATGTTCGATGAGTTCCAAACTACGACTCGGCCAGAATCGCGTCGTCCAGTAGT contains:
- a CDS encoding alternative oxidase, producing MIRILVGILVFVINVVYRDRPYPRFYVLETVARVPYFAYMSVLHLYETLGLWRKADWLKVHFAESWNELHHLLIMESLGGSEQWIDRFVARHAALLYYWIIVGIYVISPRSAYQFMELVEQHAYHTYDVFLQEHESDLKQQPAPPVAVKYYRDGDLYMFDEFQTTTRPESRRPVVETLYDTFINIRDDEMEHVKTMEACQLPDAQRTFKSPHTQEALPQEI
- a CDS encoding ornithine cyclodeaminase family protein — encoded protein: MLSHQIHCQYFSQEDLLASGCLDVRMAMQATESALKAFHRGDVIFPDKIVQIFDDDTQERINCLPATFKNHKICGVKWVSVFPPNPAKHGIQNLSAVIILSEIEHGFPIAFMEGTLCSNLRVGTMGAIAAKYLARQDSKIIGLIGAGEQAKMHLVAMKTALPSLQHCQVAAKTEDEETQFIQEMSPILPDVEMVASHMNLQAAIEGADVIVTATSAQAPLLKAAWVKAGAFYSHVGGWEDEYGVAKLCDKIVCDDWETVKHRTQTLSRMYKDGELSDGDIYANLGDIVNSEKKGRSSPDERIYFNAVGLAYADIAIAYAMFKRASEAGFGQDLRIQKEMIFEHAYLKNWVRL
- a CDS encoding (2Fe-2S)-binding protein; this translates as MFKRLAPSNPQTVTVKIEGEAVQVPLGETVAAAVLVHDLGYTRTHPISGAPRAPLCMMGVCFECLMEIDGLPNRQTCQIQVAEGMDIRRQQGVGGDNA
- a CDS encoding cyclic nucleotide-binding domain-containing protein, with protein sequence MLKPVETIEILQKQPDSQAFTAGDTIFSEGETGKVMYGILEGKVEILVDGNVLETIDSGDIFGAGALVHVDHKRQSTAIAKTDCKLASLDQRHFLFAIENTPMFAVEVMRSYSNRLYHFKHDS
- a CDS encoding NAD(P)/FAD-dependent oxidoreductase; the protein is MTMDAIIIGGGLIGSSTALHLALKGQRVMVIEKDSPGRHASGVNAGGLRRLNRHPAEIPLAVAAAEMWREIRALVGSDCDVQLSGQVKVAENEADLQKLADRAALVQSLGFAHEQLIDRDRLYQLVPTLAPHCVGGLYTEGDGFARPYHALTAFRHKAQSLGVQYQTGCRVTGFDLVGDCWRVVTERSQTEPANFDAPVLVNCAGAWAEKLCTDLGEPVPLRVGAPMMMVTERLPHFLDPVVGAASRKLSFKQMQNGTVLIGGAHLADHDWEQETTAIDFTKLSESSHTALDLFPRMADVRIVRIWAGLEAFMPDQIPVIGPSAKAPNVYHAFGFSAHGFQLSPVVGRILSELILEDKSSLAIEPFSIKRFQP
- a CDS encoding FAD/NAD(P)-dependent oxidoreductase; this translates as MPKIPLVVIGAGPGGLCAATTAARLGVPVVVLDEQPSPGGQVYRAIAQAPAERVAMLGADYQRGAELVAAFNASGAEYWPQTTIWSLNSKREIGILRQGQARLIEAEQVIIANGAMERPVPFPGWTLPGVMNAGAAQLLLKMSGVVPANGTVIAGIGPLPLLVAWQYLRTGVAIKAVLDLAPSLNLWRAVPHLPRALRAGDYLHRGLKYTLDLQRGGVPIYYGVSHLRAEGNDRVEAVTYGWNQFGVRRSETLPTESLLVHFGVIPRTNLTRAAGCEHHWDRGQQCWRPQVDLWGYTTVPGLAIVGDSAGIGGARSAEYRGRLAAFEAARYLQRISVQQRDRKAQNDLKGLQRDLQVRPFLEALHRLPESLLVPADDDTLVCRCEEISAGQIRAAVRTGHLDPNQVKFNLRCGMGPCQGRQCAPAVAHLVAAEQHRPVSDYQPFRVRPPIRPLSLAQLASLERAEQ
- a CDS encoding Acg family FMN-binding oxidoreductase yields the protein MLNRRLFVQTAAATTSGAGVAQSYAAPDHSYEQAVSQIWRHIKPIPTDEMAIQHELVRYATLAASSHNTQCWQFKLDAQCISILPDLERRCPAVDPDDHHLYASLGCATENLLQAANAYGLQGTVEVAMANQICIQMEPTQPSVSSLFEAIPLRQSTRTDYDGQPLKNEELKQLEQVATGEGVNLILLTDQPSKEQVLEHVIEGNTAQMNDPAFVEELKAWIRFNEKEAVRKGDGLFAKSSGNPTAPHWLGSLMFDRFFTPKVENEKYTNQIRSSAGIAIFVSDENTPSHWIESGRCYQRFALQATALGIRTAFLNQPVEVATLRPPFASYLGIGDRRPDLVIRFGRGPEMPRSLRRPVEAVII
- a CDS encoding DUF1971 domain-containing protein, translating into MKALPFDAISYKKTPVFTQATMPKALLERHSSKAGSWGKIWVLSGQLCYRILTDLPGDYTLTPDLPGIIEPQVFHHVEPMGAVEFYVEFYRT